In Arthrobacter citreus, a single genomic region encodes these proteins:
- a CDS encoding fructose bisphosphate aldolase — MNKKQLERISSGKGFIAALDQSGGSTPKALLQYGIKEDSYSNEKEMYELVHEMRTRIITSPAFDSKFILGAILFENTMDRYIDGQYTADYLWEKKGIVPFLKIDSGLANLEDGVQLMKPIPGLTDLLNRANNRNIFGTKMRSLIKEANAAGIKKVVKQQLDIANQIVDMGLVPIIEPEVDINSVDKEASEKLLKNEILAQLSTLDKDAKVMLKLSIPTKNNFYTHLIDDPHVVRVVALSGGYTQAEANEKLALNHGLIASFSRALSQGLTAGQTDEEFNSMLSKSINSIYEASIK; from the coding sequence ATGAATAAAAAACAATTAGAACGAATCAGTTCCGGAAAGGGTTTTATAGCAGCATTAGACCAAAGTGGCGGAAGTACGCCTAAAGCCCTTCTGCAATATGGCATTAAAGAAGATAGCTATTCGAATGAAAAAGAGATGTATGAATTAGTGCACGAGATGAGAACGCGTATTATAACAAGTCCAGCGTTTGATTCAAAGTTTATCTTAGGTGCAATCTTATTTGAAAATACGATGGATCGTTATATTGATGGGCAATATACAGCTGATTATCTCTGGGAGAAAAAAGGTATAGTACCTTTTCTAAAAATAGATAGTGGGCTTGCTAATCTTGAAGATGGAGTTCAACTCATGAAACCCATTCCTGGCTTGACCGACTTGCTTAATCGGGCGAATAATCGTAACATTTTTGGAACTAAAATGCGTTCGCTTATCAAAGAAGCAAACGCTGCCGGAATTAAAAAAGTTGTTAAGCAACAGCTTGATATCGCTAACCAGATAGTAGATATGGGACTAGTACCGATTATCGAACCGGAAGTTGATATTAACAGTGTGGATAAGGAAGCATCTGAAAAACTACTAAAGAATGAAATCCTTGCTCAATTATCTACCCTTGATAAAGATGCTAAGGTCATGTTAAAACTTTCCATCCCTACGAAAAACAATTTCTACACTCATTTAATAGATGATCCTCATGTAGTAAGAGTTGTGGCTTTATCCGGTGGGTACACGCAAGCAGAAGCTAATGAAAAACTAGCTCTGAATCACGGATTGATTGCCAGCTTCTCACGCGCCTTATCGCAAGGGTTAACTGCCGGGCAAACTGACGAAGAATTCAATTCGATGCTTTCGAAATCTATAAATAGCATATACGAAGCTTCTATTAAATAA
- a CDS encoding TIGR02206 family membrane protein — MDKFHLFSVEHLLTIGIIFALCILLFIFRKQLQEQVSERFSRYTLALLLLASEVFYQLWLLYENAWSLKTALPLQLSDIAVILAIVMLLTNSYRLFQFMYFAGLGSSIQAIITPDLDRFSFPHIRYFEFFVSHGGVVLACLFMVAVSKYRPTISSLWVTALIVNLYAACVFFINKTLKTNFLYIMKKPASASLLDYLGPWPWYILSLELVMIVSFYLLYSPFWLKRKIERK; from the coding sequence ATGGATAAGTTTCACCTTTTTTCAGTGGAACACCTATTAACAATTGGTATTATTTTTGCACTTTGTATTCTTCTTTTTATCTTTAGAAAACAGCTCCAAGAGCAAGTAAGCGAACGATTTTCCCGTTATACTTTAGCGTTACTATTGTTGGCTTCTGAAGTTTTTTATCAACTATGGCTTTTATATGAGAATGCCTGGTCATTAAAAACAGCTTTGCCACTTCAACTTAGTGATATTGCAGTCATTTTGGCAATTGTGATGCTACTGACAAATAGCTACAGATTGTTTCAATTCATGTATTTTGCAGGATTAGGTAGTTCGATTCAAGCAATCATAACACCCGATCTTGACAGATTTTCATTTCCGCATATTCGATATTTTGAATTTTTTGTTTCGCACGGAGGAGTTGTACTCGCTTGTTTATTTATGGTTGCGGTCAGTAAATACCGCCCGACCATATCTTCCCTGTGGGTAACGGCCCTCATCGTTAACCTTTATGCAGCCTGCGTATTTTTCATAAATAAAACACTGAAAACAAATTTTCTTTACATTATGAAAAAACCCGCAAGCGCGTCACTATTAGATTATCTTGGTCCATGGCCATGGTATATTCTCTCATTGGAATTAGTTATGATTGTAAGCTTTTACCTTCTGTACAGCCCATTTTGGCTGAAAAGGAAAATCGAAAGAAAGTAA
- a CDS encoding amino acid permease, protein MAQKELKRGLGARHIQMIALGGTIGVGLFMGSTSTIHWTGPSVMLAYAISGIFIFFIMRAMGEMLFLEPSTGSFATFGHKYIHPLAGYMTAWSNWFQWVIVGMSEIIAVGAYMKFWFPDLPAWIPGLIAIVILGAANLISVKSFGEFEFWFAMIKIVTILLMIVAGFGLIFFGLGNGGHAIGLSNLWKHGGFFTGGWSGFFFALSLVVGAYQGVELIGITAGEAENPKKTLRDAIQSTIWRILIFYIGAIFVIVTVYPWNELNSIGSPFVVTFAKVGITAAAGIINFVVITAAMSGCNSGIYSAGRMLYTLGVNGQAPKYFAKVSNNGVPLFGTVGVLIGLVVGVILNFIAPKNLFVYVYSASVLPGMIPWFVILISHLRFRKVKGAEIANHPFKMPFAPVTNYITLAYLVLVLIGMWFNDDTRISLIVGIIFLAIVTISFYAFGIGKRVPVDEQIDDDIKIIN, encoded by the coding sequence ATGGCACAAAAGGAATTGAAGAGAGGCCTCGGAGCGCGTCACATACAGATGATTGCTTTGGGCGGTACAATCGGTGTAGGTTTATTTATGGGTTCAACGAGTACGATTCATTGGACAGGCCCATCAGTAATGCTTGCTTATGCAATTTCGGGCATTTTTATTTTCTTTATTATGCGTGCAATGGGTGAAATGTTGTTTTTAGAGCCTAGTACAGGTTCATTTGCAACATTTGGCCATAAATACATACATCCGTTAGCGGGGTATATGACTGCATGGAGTAACTGGTTCCAGTGGGTTATTGTTGGAATGTCAGAAATTATAGCAGTTGGAGCTTACATGAAATTCTGGTTTCCAGACTTACCTGCTTGGATACCAGGCCTTATTGCAATTGTGATTCTTGGTGCAGCAAACTTAATTTCTGTTAAGTCATTTGGTGAATTTGAATTTTGGTTTGCAATGATTAAAATCGTTACAATTTTATTGATGATTGTTGCTGGATTTGGCCTAATTTTCTTCGGTCTTGGTAACGGTGGACATGCGATTGGATTATCAAATTTATGGAAACATGGAGGCTTCTTTACAGGTGGTTGGTCAGGTTTCTTCTTTGCACTTTCACTAGTTGTTGGAGCTTATCAAGGTGTTGAATTAATTGGTATTACAGCTGGAGAAGCAGAAAATCCGAAAAAAACATTAAGAGATGCGATTCAAAGTACGATCTGGCGTATTTTAATCTTCTATATTGGTGCGATTTTTGTAATTGTAACGGTTTACCCTTGGAATGAACTAAATTCGATTGGAAGCCCATTTGTTGTAACTTTTGCAAAGGTTGGTATTACTGCTGCTGCTGGAATCATTAACTTTGTAGTAATCACTGCGGCAATGTCTGGCTGTAACAGTGGTATTTACAGTGCAGGACGTATGCTTTATACATTAGGAGTTAATGGACAAGCACCAAAATATTTTGCTAAAGTCTCAAATAACGGAGTGCCTTTATTCGGTACAGTTGGTGTTCTTATTGGTTTAGTAGTCGGTGTAATTTTAAACTTTATTGCACCAAAAAATTTATTCGTGTATGTATACAGTGCAAGTGTACTACCAGGTATGATTCCGTGGTTTGTCATTCTAATCAGTCATTTGCGATTCAGAAAAGTAAAGGGAGCAGAAATTGCCAATCATCCATTTAAAATGCCCTTTGCGCCTGTTACGAACTATATAACGTTAGCTTATTTAGTTTTGGTTTTAATCGGAATGTGGTTTAATGACGACACACGTATCTCGCTTATTGTAGGGATTATTTTCTTGGCGATCGTAACAATTAGTTTTTATGCTTTCGGAATAGGAAAACGTGTACCGGTAGATGAACAAATAGATGATGATATTAAAATAATAAACTAA
- a CDS encoding MFS transporter, producing the protein MLRKTALPFLLFYMFLAMLGIGLVIPILPELLIDFGAGGKAAGYLVSAFGLTQFLFSPIAGNISDKYGRKPMIVVGLCLFVLSNLLAATADHFSLFLVSRLVGGMGAAALIPSIMAYVVDITTEEQRPRAMSFLGASMSSGFIVGPGLGGLLAEFGTRTPFFASASIGFLAVLSCIPLLTESKTAEERLMHLKSKPKKDNIFRQLAQSVKSRYFILLLLIFALSFGLTHFEAIYPLFVTQSYGFTTREISILFMVCSFIGTFNQLVLTNRLTQRFGEKPIISSMLLLSGVSLVSLLFSGNFFYVMVITMLYFTFNNILRPTINTLLSREAGNEQGFVAGLNNAYMSLGQIFGPVLAGFLFDIHINLPYLFGAFVLLVSSFVSVRWIGNKKGIIAKENRGVEDRAL; encoded by the coding sequence ATGTTACGAAAAACTGCGCTACCGTTTTTACTGTTTTATATGTTTCTTGCAATGCTTGGGATTGGACTTGTTATTCCGATTCTTCCAGAGCTTTTAATAGATTTTGGAGCAGGAGGAAAAGCAGCGGGATATTTAGTATCCGCATTTGGCTTAACACAATTTTTGTTCTCGCCAATAGCTGGTAATATCTCAGACAAATACGGACGGAAGCCGATGATTGTTGTTGGACTGTGCCTATTCGTTTTATCTAACCTATTGGCTGCTACTGCAGATCACTTTTCGCTTTTTCTTGTCTCGCGATTAGTTGGTGGGATGGGAGCAGCAGCCTTGATTCCTTCTATTATGGCTTATGTTGTTGATATTACGACAGAAGAACAAAGGCCAAGAGCAATGTCATTTCTAGGCGCATCAATGTCATCTGGTTTTATTGTTGGACCAGGTTTAGGAGGACTACTTGCTGAGTTTGGAACGAGAACTCCTTTCTTTGCGTCTGCAAGTATTGGATTTTTGGCAGTACTTAGTTGCATACCATTACTAACGGAATCCAAAACTGCAGAGGAACGCCTCATGCATCTAAAATCAAAACCAAAGAAGGATAATATTTTTCGACAACTTGCACAATCGGTTAAATCTCGCTATTTTATCTTATTGTTATTGATATTCGCACTTAGTTTCGGACTTACTCACTTTGAAGCAATATACCCATTGTTCGTTACTCAGAGCTATGGATTTACGACTAGAGAAATATCCATCCTGTTTATGGTCTGTTCATTTATCGGTACATTCAACCAATTGGTACTGACGAACCGACTTACACAAAGATTTGGGGAAAAGCCAATTATTAGCAGTATGCTCTTGTTATCTGGCGTTTCACTTGTTTCCTTGCTATTTTCAGGAAATTTCTTTTATGTAATGGTCATTACAATGTTGTACTTTACATTTAATAACATATTACGCCCGACGATTAACACATTACTTTCGAGGGAAGCGGGTAATGAACAAGGTTTTGTAGCAGGACTGAACAATGCATATATGAGTCTCGGTCAAATTTTTGGACCAGTACTTGCTGGCTTTTTATTCGATATTCATATCAATCTACCTTATCTATTCGGTGCATTTGTATTACTTGTTAGTAGCTTCGTGTCTGTCAGATGGATAGGGAATAAAAAAGGTATAATAGCCAAAGAAAATAGGGGAGTAGAGGACCGGGCATTATAA
- the asnS gene encoding asparagine--tRNA ligase yields MIKTVIKDLYRNQVNFSNKTVQISGWIRTLRDSKTIGFIELNDGTFFKSVQVVFEDSLDNFKEITKLPISSSVLIEGEFVPTPEMKQPFEIKATKIIVEGLSDTDYPLQKKRHSLEYLRTISHLRPRANSFSAVFRIRSLATYAIHKFFQEKGFVNVHTPIITGSDTEGAGEMFRVTSMDLNQISKTKDGKVDDSADFFGKETNLTVSGQLNAESFALAFRNVYTFGPTFRAENSNTARHAAEFWMIEPEVAFAELSDIMDLGEDMVKYVINYVFEHAPEEMEFFNSFIDKTLIERLKNALESDFGRVTYTEAVELLQKADKKFEYPVEWGTDLQTEHERYLSEEVYKRPVYVTDYPKEIKAFYMRANDDGKTVAATDLLVPGIGELIGGSQREEREDVLTERIKELGMDVEDYWWYLELRKYGGTKHSGYGIGFERLVMYLTGMKNIRDVIPFPRTPGNADF; encoded by the coding sequence ATGATAAAGACCGTAATTAAAGATTTATACAGAAATCAAGTAAATTTTAGCAACAAAACTGTTCAGATTTCAGGATGGATTCGTACTCTTCGTGATTCTAAAACTATTGGCTTTATAGAGTTAAACGATGGAACATTTTTTAAGAGTGTACAAGTAGTTTTTGAAGATAGTCTTGATAACTTCAAAGAAATCACGAAATTACCAATTAGCTCATCTGTTTTAATAGAAGGTGAATTTGTTCCAACTCCTGAAATGAAACAGCCTTTTGAAATTAAAGCGACAAAAATTATTGTTGAAGGATTATCAGATACAGATTATCCGCTACAAAAAAAGAGACATTCTCTTGAGTATTTAAGAACAATCTCTCATTTACGTCCGAGAGCCAACAGTTTCTCTGCCGTTTTCAGAATTAGATCTCTTGCAACTTATGCTATTCATAAATTCTTCCAAGAAAAAGGATTTGTCAATGTACATACTCCGATTATTACTGGGAGCGATACAGAAGGCGCAGGAGAAATGTTCCGCGTGACGTCAATGGATTTGAACCAAATTTCTAAAACTAAAGACGGAAAAGTAGATGACAGTGCAGACTTCTTCGGTAAAGAAACTAACTTAACTGTAAGTGGTCAATTAAACGCAGAATCATTTGCTCTTGCTTTCCGTAATGTGTATACTTTCGGTCCTACTTTTAGAGCAGAGAATTCTAACACTGCAAGACATGCTGCAGAGTTCTGGATGATTGAGCCAGAGGTTGCCTTCGCAGAACTATCTGATATCATGGACCTTGGAGAAGACATGGTTAAGTATGTCATTAATTATGTTTTTGAACATGCACCTGAAGAAATGGAATTCTTTAATAGCTTTATCGATAAAACACTTATCGAAAGATTGAAGAATGCATTAGAATCTGATTTTGGTAGAGTGACTTATACTGAAGCTGTTGAATTATTGCAGAAAGCTGATAAGAAATTTGAGTACCCTGTTGAATGGGGAACAGATTTACAAACGGAACATGAACGTTACTTAAGTGAGGAAGTTTACAAGCGTCCTGTATACGTAACTGACTATCCGAAAGAAATTAAAGCATTCTATATGAGAGCGAATGATGACGGTAAAACAGTAGCAGCGACTGATTTATTAGTTCCTGGTATTGGAGAATTAATTGGTGGAAGCCAACGTGAGGAAAGAGAAGACGTCCTTACTGAACGTATTAAAGAGCTTGGTATGGATGTTGAAGATTACTGGTGGTATTTAGAGCTTAGAAAATACGGTGGTACAAAGCATTCTGGCTACGGAATTGGTTTTGAACGACTTGTTATGTATTTAACTGGTATGAAGAATATCCGTGATGTTATCCCATTCCCACGTACACCAGGAAACGCTGATTTTTAA
- a CDS encoding S8 family serine peptidase encodes MKRLIKSTAVVALGTGVLFNAFPVTQHQTIAKAATQTAIEQVLSKLTPQQLQAIKQLKLTDKEGLQLSSDVDQTSDKPTSVIVEFKDKPQQTAVIEAASNGDTLSAADAQAKVDDSHETFQKDLKTIFSSELKDKKNPYSIKRSYKKAFNGVAMTIPANKIKSLLKSGAVQSVYSDLQVHVEPPSISESSTSGTQSATHTSVTFPGIEKLHEEGYTGKGVKVGILDTGIDYNHPDLKDAFKGGYDFVDNDNDPMETTYADWQKSGQPEIGDSGEAYYTEHGTHVAGIIAGQGKNKGDLSVTGVAPDADIYSYRVLGAYGSGSMSAILAGLDKAVSDGMDVINMSLGADYNDPLYPTTIAVNNAVLAGVTAVVAAGNSGDTMYSLGAPGNSPLAITVGASDTSVNIPTYTGTLKAPTGDVTADLKLTAQGLTDNVADFEGKTVQLVNVLYGTEASYSGVDAKGKVVLAQRGSASLSQLISTAKAHGAIGAVLYDSPVPNGDVYLGEGYNYIPSFLISNAQGAALAAQIGGLKTAGASMDFTFSNMKQVVTTGDKLASFSSRGPSRVLYDIKPEVTAPGVSVFSTVPSYMHGADQIGNYQYAYDRLSGTSMATPNVAGVAALIKQAHPDMTPADVKATLMNTADPLSDKYSVYEVGAGRVDPYNAVHTQTEIQVKDKTSTVKDNSTNYGGETLADKGIKQIKNITGAVSFGEQAPAGKNLTDSRSMTLFNKSSVDKTYDVKVQFQTLDARATDDSRVSQDAAANGVTLDVKSSVKVKKYSSANMDATINVPKSAKLGTYEGYIVYTNQNNSNETYKVPFAIHTVKEGIEYLTTNPSGAYTIPYESGSNYTRWSLGVDFKLNSHMRYFEFFLVDPKTDKEIGFLGSADGIAADENKDYYYRGVLNQGQYYPLTGNPDNPIAFDYKETDPGLYTIRMVGTNDKGENFTADTPVYYGVKEPKVTMNNVKAGGIYETANPTDTKVTVSGNVFDKDIDEMKAAGITASQGDNTFTYYNPNNAAEKSIPVDAQGNFNAEIPLATSGPIVNAITEYDFTDYSKSTVRNYDSVIDSYFVRQGTAYTTAIADKQRVNMGDSTTVTFSSKNVKTNVKKATFSFTYPNQYIDAVNVQPNAAFKDKLDVQYTNVPQTGGRTLMTITATATGDLANTGIAGDASLVDVTFKAKDLYNKAPMAFYSPNGATRFFSAVYTNVDNSTVTTQGIQPYFYVTPTYSLMRGGVQAEGLMKFDGLEPEMKQLDYTKAGTKISVKDSKGKEYGVTDQLGYADTAQYAFRTRLPLTDDTFTQKIDVPGHFTFTKDFTVGYKEDGKVTAASKPVNYEYIPGGDVNKDNVIDINDALYIQTYWGTNKRDADINYDGVVDAKDMQYVINNYMMQNPWNENSPKAVKKYKGKTLDDVLQALGLE; translated from the coding sequence ATGAAACGTTTAATCAAAAGTACAGCAGTTGTAGCATTAGGTACGGGTGTACTATTTAATGCATTTCCAGTAACACAACATCAAACAATTGCCAAAGCTGCAACGCAAACAGCAATTGAACAAGTGCTTTCAAAACTTACGCCACAGCAGCTACAGGCAATTAAGCAATTGAAATTAACTGACAAAGAGGGTCTTCAATTATCTTCTGATGTTGATCAAACAAGTGACAAGCCTACATCTGTCATTGTCGAGTTTAAGGACAAGCCTCAGCAGACTGCGGTTATAGAAGCAGCATCAAATGGTGATACGCTTTCAGCAGCGGATGCACAAGCAAAAGTTGATGATTCACACGAAACGTTCCAAAAGGATTTAAAAACAATTTTCAGTAGTGAACTAAAAGATAAGAAAAATCCATATTCAATTAAACGTTCATATAAGAAAGCATTTAATGGGGTTGCAATGACGATTCCAGCTAACAAAATAAAATCACTTCTTAAATCAGGAGCAGTACAATCTGTTTATAGTGATTTACAAGTTCATGTTGAGCCACCGTCAATTAGTGAATCTTCGACATCAGGAACGCAATCTGCAACTCACACATCAGTTACTTTCCCTGGTATTGAAAAACTTCATGAAGAAGGCTATACAGGAAAAGGCGTAAAAGTTGGTATTCTTGATACTGGAATTGATTACAATCATCCAGATTTAAAAGATGCGTTTAAAGGTGGTTACGATTTCGTAGATAATGATAATGATCCGATGGAAACAACGTATGCAGATTGGCAGAAGTCTGGTCAGCCTGAGATAGGCGATAGCGGAGAAGCGTACTATACTGAGCACGGAACGCATGTTGCGGGTATCATTGCTGGACAAGGGAAAAATAAAGGAGACCTTTCAGTAACAGGTGTTGCACCGGATGCTGATATTTATTCTTATCGTGTTTTAGGAGCATATGGGTCTGGTTCAATGTCTGCGATCTTGGCAGGACTAGATAAAGCAGTATCTGATGGTATGGACGTTATTAATATGTCTCTTGGAGCAGACTACAATGATCCATTATATCCTACAACGATTGCCGTTAACAATGCTGTTCTGGCTGGAGTGACAGCAGTTGTTGCCGCAGGAAATTCTGGGGATACGATGTATTCCTTAGGTGCGCCAGGTAACTCACCTTTAGCTATTACAGTTGGGGCAAGCGATACTTCTGTGAATATTCCGACTTATACAGGAACATTAAAAGCGCCTACGGGTGATGTTACAGCAGATTTAAAACTTACAGCTCAAGGTTTAACGGATAACGTAGCAGATTTTGAAGGGAAAACTGTGCAATTAGTCAATGTATTATATGGCACTGAAGCTTCGTATTCGGGAGTTGATGCAAAGGGGAAAGTTGTATTAGCGCAACGAGGTAGTGCTTCCTTAAGCCAACTTATCAGTACAGCAAAAGCACATGGAGCAATCGGGGCAGTATTATATGATTCACCTGTGCCGAATGGAGATGTATACCTTGGAGAAGGTTATAACTATATTCCGTCATTTTTAATTAGTAATGCACAAGGTGCTGCTTTAGCTGCCCAAATAGGAGGACTGAAAACTGCTGGTGCTTCTATGGACTTTACATTTAGTAATATGAAGCAAGTAGTCACAACAGGTGATAAATTAGCGTCATTCAGTTCACGTGGTCCATCTCGAGTGTTATATGATATTAAACCTGAAGTAACAGCACCTGGTGTATCTGTTTTCTCTACAGTTCCTTCTTATATGCATGGGGCAGATCAAATTGGAAACTATCAATATGCTTATGACCGCTTATCTGGAACATCAATGGCAACACCTAACGTTGCAGGGGTTGCAGCTCTAATCAAGCAAGCGCATCCTGACATGACGCCTGCAGATGTTAAAGCTACACTAATGAACACAGCAGATCCACTATCTGATAAATATAGTGTATATGAAGTTGGGGCAGGTCGAGTAGACCCATACAATGCAGTTCATACACAAACGGAGATTCAAGTAAAAGATAAAACTTCAACAGTTAAAGATAATTCAACAAATTATGGTGGGGAAACTTTAGCAGATAAGGGCATTAAACAAATTAAAAACATTACTGGTGCAGTTAGTTTTGGTGAACAAGCCCCTGCAGGGAAAAATCTGACAGATTCACGTTCAATGACTTTATTTAATAAATCTTCTGTCGATAAGACATATGACGTAAAGGTTCAGTTCCAAACGTTAGATGCACGTGCTACAGATGATTCTAGGGTGAGCCAAGATGCAGCAGCTAATGGGGTTACATTAGATGTGAAATCATCGGTAAAAGTCAAAAAATATAGCAGTGCAAATATGGATGCAACAATCAACGTTCCGAAATCTGCAAAACTAGGAACATATGAAGGATATATTGTTTATACAAATCAAAACAATTCGAATGAAACATATAAAGTTCCATTTGCGATTCATACAGTAAAAGAGGGTATTGAGTATTTAACAACTAATCCTTCAGGAGCTTATACAATACCATATGAATCAGGAAGTAATTATACTAGATGGTCACTAGGCGTAGACTTTAAATTAAATTCACATATGCGTTATTTTGAATTCTTCCTTGTGGATCCAAAGACTGACAAAGAAATCGGATTCTTAGGCTCAGCCGATGGAATAGCAGCCGATGAGAATAAGGATTATTATTACCGTGGCGTGTTAAACCAAGGCCAATATTATCCATTAACTGGAAATCCAGACAATCCAATTGCGTTTGATTATAAAGAAACGGATCCGGGATTATATACAATACGAATGGTAGGAACGAATGATAAAGGCGAGAATTTCACAGCTGATACACCAGTATACTACGGAGTGAAAGAGCCAAAAGTTACGATGAATAATGTGAAAGCTGGAGGCATTTACGAGACAGCTAATCCAACTGACACAAAAGTGACTGTATCAGGAAATGTATTTGATAAAGATATCGATGAAATGAAGGCAGCAGGTATCACTGCTTCTCAAGGCGATAATACTTTTACGTATTATAATCCGAATAATGCTGCAGAAAAAAGTATACCAGTAGACGCACAAGGAAATTTCAATGCTGAAATACCATTAGCTACTTCTGGTCCAATTGTCAATGCTATTACAGAATATGACTTCACAGATTATAGCAAATCAACTGTTCGAAATTATGATAGTGTGATAGATTCTTATTTTGTCAGACAAGGTACGGCTTATACAACGGCAATTGCTGATAAGCAACGTGTAAACATGGGCGATTCTACAACTGTAACTTTCTCATCAAAAAATGTGAAAACAAACGTAAAGAAAGCAACGTTCAGCTTTACTTATCCAAATCAGTACATTGATGCAGTAAATGTACAACCAAATGCTGCATTTAAAGATAAGCTAGATGTTCAATATACGAATGTTCCTCAAACTGGTGGAAGAACATTAATGACGATTACTGCGACAGCGACTGGGGACCTTGCGAATACTGGTATAGCTGGTGATGCTTCATTAGTAGACGTGACATTCAAAGCAAAAGATCTATACAACAAAGCTCCAATGGCCTTTTATAGTCCAAATGGTGCTACTAGATTCTTCAGCGCTGTTTATACAAATGTGGATAATAGTACAGTAACGACACAAGGTATTCAGCCATACTTCTATGTGACACCGACATACTCACTTATGAGAGGCGGAGTTCAGGCAGAAGGTTTAATGAAATTTGATGGCTTAGAGCCTGAAATGAAACAACTTGACTATACTAAAGCTGGTACAAAAATTAGCGTCAAAGATTCAAAAGGTAAAGAGTATGGTGTAACAGATCAGCTAGGATATGCTGACACAGCACAATACGCGTTCAGAACGAGATTGCCATTAACTGACGACACATTTACACAAAAAATTGATGTACCAGGTCACTTTACATTTACAAAAGACTTTACAGTAGGATATAAAGAGGATGGAAAAGTGACAGCTGCATCAAAACCAGTT
- the brnQ gene encoding branched-chain amino acid transport system II carrier protein, protein MSSRVPYSFIIILGFMLFALFFGAGNLIFPPILGQLAGKNLWIANAGFLVTGVGLPLLGVTAFVFSGEKNLQSLARRVHPLFGIVFTTVLYLAIGPFFAIPRSGNVSFEIGVKPFLSNDASPVPLIIFSILFFTVTCLLSLNPTKIIDIVGRFLTPIKLTFIGLLVVVAIVRPIGKFQEPFKGYTSHVFFKGFQEGYLTMDALVAFVFGIIIVNAIKGKGVTSKKQLMIVCGKSTAIAASLLAIIYSALTYMGASSVEKLGRLDNGAEVLAKVSDYYFGSYGAILLGLMITVACLTTSVGLITACSSFFNELFPAISYKKIAIIMSVFSTLIANIGLTQLIKVSVPVLMTLYPIAISLIFLTFLHYKFNGRPEVYQGSLILTFIVSLFDGLNSAGIRIEVIHHLFTKFLPMYSLGLGWLVPSLIGGLCGYYVSVLRKKDVSNPIRKVG, encoded by the coding sequence ATGTCATCAAGAGTACCTTATTCATTTATAATCATACTTGGTTTTATGCTATTTGCATTGTTTTTTGGCGCTGGAAATCTAATTTTTCCACCTATTCTTGGACAGTTAGCCGGAAAAAATTTATGGATAGCTAATGCAGGGTTTTTAGTTACTGGAGTTGGATTACCACTACTTGGCGTTACTGCATTTGTCTTTTCAGGTGAAAAAAACTTACAATCTTTAGCTAGACGGGTACATCCGTTGTTTGGTATTGTATTTACTACGGTCCTTTATCTAGCAATTGGTCCTTTTTTCGCTATCCCTAGATCAGGGAATGTATCGTTTGAAATTGGCGTTAAACCTTTTTTATCAAATGATGCAAGTCCTGTTCCATTAATCATATTTTCAATTTTATTTTTCACAGTTACTTGCTTGTTATCACTTAATCCTACAAAGATTATTGATATAGTTGGAAGGTTTCTGACTCCTATTAAATTAACATTTATCGGATTGCTAGTTGTTGTAGCTATTGTTCGTCCAATCGGAAAATTTCAAGAGCCTTTTAAAGGGTACACATCACATGTGTTTTTTAAAGGATTTCAAGAAGGATATTTAACGATGGATGCTCTTGTAGCTTTTGTTTTTGGAATTATTATTGTAAATGCAATTAAAGGAAAAGGCGTTACTTCTAAAAAACAGCTTATGATTGTTTGTGGAAAATCAACAGCAATCGCTGCTTCACTTTTAGCAATTATCTATTCTGCTCTTACATATATGGGCGCATCGAGTGTTGAAAAACTTGGTCGATTAGATAATGGTGCTGAAGTATTAGCGAAGGTTTCAGACTATTATTTTGGTTCTTATGGGGCAATCTTACTTGGATTGATGATTACCGTGGCTTGCTTAACGACGAGTGTAGGTCTAATCACTGCTTGTTCTTCTTTTTTTAATGAATTGTTTCCAGCCATTTCTTATAAAAAGATTGCAATTATAATGTCTGTGTTTAGTACACTTATCGCAAATATAGGTTTAACACAATTAATTAAAGTTTCAGTGCCTGTTTTAATGACACTGTATCCAATTGCCATATCTTTAATTTTCTTAACATTCTTACACTATAAATTTAATGGCAGACCAGAAGTGTATCAGGGCAGTTTGATTTTAACGTTTATTGTGAGTCTATTTGATGGTCTAAACTCAGCTGGAATACGTATTGAAGTAATACATCATTTATTCACAAAGTTTCTCCCTATGTATAGTTTAGGATTAGGTTGGTTGGTTCCATCGCTCATAGGTGGTTTATGTGGTTATTATGTTAGTGTTTTAAGGAAGAAAGATGTTTCTAACCCAATTCGAAAAGTAGGGTAG